In Promicromonospora sp. Populi, one genomic interval encodes:
- a CDS encoding CAP domain-containing protein: MSPARSTTSSAVQPVHAPRRALARAALTVVVLACLTACAGVLDPSAEPMPAPGIAPGVVSQAVAAEVAPSPQPSSVGAIHGEHTLEAAAVEVQAAPGDSASRSEEREPRPGASDGTDPGGDGSGGDTGADAGGGTGGGDTTEPDLTEAVQYAAALEDAVNGHRTANGLPALVHDTCAYDVALDRAEALIGQELAHAPLEPIFEACPTTTVAENLAKGAWTPAEAAQGWMESEGHRANILNGSLTRGAVACVPDGGSPAAPVMICAHVFLG; this comes from the coding sequence GTGTCTCCAGCACGCAGTACGACGTCGTCCGCGGTCCAGCCGGTGCACGCCCCGCGCAGGGCCCTCGCCCGTGCTGCCCTGACGGTGGTGGTCCTCGCGTGTCTCACGGCCTGCGCCGGCGTCCTCGACCCGAGCGCCGAGCCGATGCCCGCGCCCGGGATCGCTCCCGGCGTCGTGAGCCAGGCGGTGGCCGCGGAGGTGGCCCCGTCACCGCAGCCCAGCTCGGTCGGCGCCATCCACGGGGAGCACACCCTGGAGGCCGCGGCGGTGGAGGTGCAGGCGGCGCCCGGCGATTCGGCGTCGCGCAGCGAGGAGCGTGAGCCGCGCCCCGGAGCGAGCGACGGCACCGACCCGGGCGGCGATGGTTCCGGCGGCGACACCGGAGCCGATGCCGGCGGCGGCACGGGCGGCGGCGACACCACCGAGCCCGACCTCACCGAGGCCGTGCAGTACGCCGCGGCCCTGGAGGACGCGGTCAACGGACACCGCACGGCGAACGGGCTGCCGGCCCTGGTCCACGACACCTGCGCGTACGACGTGGCGCTCGACCGGGCGGAGGCGCTGATCGGCCAGGAGCTGGCGCACGCGCCGCTCGAGCCGATCTTCGAGGCCTGCCCCACCACGACTGTCGCGGAGAACCTGGCCAAGGGCGCGTGGACCCCGGCGGAGGCCGCGCAGGGCTGGATGGAGTCCGAGGGGCACCGTGCCAACATCCTGAACGGCAGCCTGACGCGCGGCGCCGTCGCCTGCGTGCCGGACGGCGGAAGCCCCGCCGCTCCGGTCATGATCTGCGCCCACGTCTTCCTGGGCTAG
- a CDS encoding DUF2530 domain-containing protein, which produces MPTIRSLLAHPDKRRPSPPALHSDLFRVFGAGIGLFGVGLIAALVLLLVGRGSVGAVAICGTGIVLGGLGLLWARRQR; this is translated from the coding sequence GTGCCAACGATCCGCTCCCTGCTGGCCCACCCTGACAAGCGCCGGCCCAGCCCGCCTGCCCTGCACTCCGACCTCTTCCGCGTCTTCGGCGCGGGCATCGGCCTGTTCGGGGTCGGCCTGATCGCCGCGCTGGTCCTCCTCCTGGTCGGGCGAGGCAGCGTCGGGGCGGTGGCGATCTGCGGCACGGGCATCGTGCTCGGCGGACTCGGCCTGCTCTGGGCGCGCCGCCAGCGCTGA
- a CDS encoding sacsin N-terminal ATP-binding-like domain-containing protein gives MTDDPFGTGALRRAVTEAWLASPTRFREDANSEEDHARGYYRDRVVVELAQNAADAAARAGVPGRVTFRLERLELGGAGSDGGVDVRREVGWRLVAGNTGAPLDADGVASLASLRASAKVGEVGGVDGSPGSPDVVGRFGVGFAAVRSVSDEIVVRSRDGGVRFSLAATRAELGLGPGDAEIGPLVEAHRDFGPLLRDRSDDGPISAQPTEVGSAGGQPTEVGGAVSEQAARLAASVGGRGDALPVLRLPFPAPATSPAEPDTVVELVLRDADAVVAVRAQLAALDDALLLALPALDEVVIEDDFAGQPGSEPDGAAPPVTSRVLRDVGSRWRVRRASGALEPDDSLPTEARRPDWSVLWALPTAGSARAGASVLHAPTPTDVRLTFPALLIASFPVDPGRRGVLPGPTSDRVAAEAGRAYAALLGDLSAQPRDVLGLVPTGLPAGEVDAAIRQSAADALRDTPLLQPSAAGEVLRVAPQDAAFLAGLLGEDSGLVRALAAGAPATLVAVPVRHQALVRSLGAEPVDLADLVEALPPEPDVIRTALEALAPHAGEAAVVEAIAGAPLPLADGRVTRGARGTVLLDAPHLAGIARALGVRVVHPGAAHPVLERAGAAPTTPRGLLADPAVRSTALAAAEDLLDDRDAAHLGSVLSARPSSGSGSRAEPFYQDPTPEDPADPAEPVDPAEPVDPAETVAAVLELVHLAVAESGPRDLPFWLGELPVVADGDVVPLREAALPGTWAAQHLDLPLVHAAVVGRWGDDALTAAGARADLGVYRVVEVVAADDDVDVEYGPDDPAGWLADWDEYLEHLADELGPGAWVGDVEAVPDLDALRDTAGAARPGPLAAALRRISTDPELRRALLTPVRSPDAPGREAASYAAWFLRRRLGAPFALGDAPLLPPAPAETAGLSEDLLIALGGLHNLADLPRHDWQTVLDELPEVGARLSVDVARAVWTGLAALARADDSGPLTPPRLPATGPVGITVERTDDLAIADSPRWAQLGPVIPAPADVAEALAALLDLPYEGGGDVGPDEPGEPAELDPRVHALAPGAPAAWRRHDTLTVDGARVAWWVSEASADTGGPGVPHAASPEGLARALAELTGADALLLEAALRDPERAEELAAERAWY, from the coding sequence GTGACCGACGACCCCTTCGGCACGGGCGCGCTGCGGCGCGCGGTGACCGAGGCGTGGCTCGCCTCGCCGACTCGCTTCCGCGAGGACGCGAACTCCGAGGAGGACCACGCGCGCGGCTACTACCGCGACCGGGTAGTGGTCGAGCTCGCGCAGAACGCGGCCGACGCCGCGGCCCGGGCCGGGGTTCCGGGGCGGGTCACATTCCGGTTGGAACGGCTGGAGCTGGGCGGGGCGGGGTCCGACGGCGGAGTCGACGTTCGCCGTGAGGTCGGCTGGCGCCTGGTTGCCGGCAACACCGGCGCACCGCTCGACGCCGACGGCGTCGCGTCGCTGGCGTCGCTGCGGGCCTCTGCCAAGGTCGGGGAGGTGGGCGGCGTCGACGGGTCCCCGGGGTCTCCCGACGTGGTGGGCCGGTTCGGGGTCGGCTTCGCCGCCGTCCGGTCGGTGTCGGACGAGATCGTGGTCCGCTCGCGTGACGGTGGAGTGCGGTTCTCGCTGGCCGCGACCCGGGCGGAGCTCGGGCTAGGACCGGGTGACGCCGAGATCGGTCCTTTGGTGGAGGCTCACCGTGACTTCGGTCCCTTGCTCCGAGATCGGTCCGACGATGGACCGATCTCGGCGCAACCGACCGAAGTCGGGTCGGCCGGCGGGCAACCGACCGAAGTCGGCGGCGCGGTTTCAGAGCAGGCCGCTCGGCTCGCGGCATCGGTCGGGGGTCGCGGCGACGCGCTTCCCGTGCTCCGGTTGCCGTTCCCCGCGCCCGCGACCTCGCCCGCCGAGCCGGACACCGTGGTCGAGCTTGTGCTGCGTGACGCCGATGCCGTGGTCGCGGTGCGCGCCCAGCTCGCCGCTCTCGACGACGCCCTCCTGCTGGCTCTCCCGGCCCTCGACGAAGTGGTGATCGAGGACGACTTCGCAGGTCAGCCGGGTTCTGAACCTGATGGCGCAGCGCCGCCCGTGACCTCGCGCGTGCTGCGCGACGTCGGCTCGCGGTGGCGCGTGCGCCGGGCGTCCGGGGCGCTGGAGCCGGACGACTCGCTGCCGACCGAGGCACGACGCCCGGACTGGTCGGTGCTCTGGGCGCTACCAACCGCAGGCAGCGCCAGAGCCGGGGCCTCCGTGCTGCACGCCCCGACGCCCACCGACGTGCGCCTCACGTTCCCGGCGCTGCTCATCGCATCGTTCCCGGTCGACCCCGGACGGCGGGGCGTGCTCCCGGGGCCGACGTCGGACCGGGTGGCCGCAGAGGCCGGCCGCGCCTACGCCGCGCTGCTGGGCGACCTCAGCGCCCAGCCCCGCGACGTCCTCGGCCTGGTGCCGACCGGGCTCCCGGCGGGCGAGGTCGATGCCGCGATCCGCCAGTCCGCCGCCGACGCGCTGCGGGACACACCGCTCCTGCAGCCGAGCGCAGCGGGCGAGGTGCTACGGGTCGCGCCACAGGACGCGGCCTTCCTCGCCGGGCTCCTCGGCGAGGACTCGGGGCTGGTCCGGGCGCTGGCCGCGGGCGCCCCCGCCACCCTGGTCGCTGTCCCGGTGCGGCACCAGGCCCTGGTGCGCTCGCTGGGCGCCGAGCCGGTCGACCTCGCGGACCTGGTCGAGGCTCTCCCGCCCGAACCCGACGTGATCCGCACGGCCCTCGAAGCCCTCGCGCCGCACGCCGGGGAGGCGGCGGTGGTGGAGGCCATCGCCGGGGCGCCGCTCCCGCTCGCCGACGGCCGCGTGACCCGCGGCGCCCGCGGGACCGTGCTGCTCGACGCCCCGCATCTCGCCGGGATCGCCCGCGCGCTCGGCGTGCGGGTGGTCCATCCGGGCGCCGCGCACCCGGTGCTGGAACGAGCCGGCGCCGCGCCCACCACCCCGCGCGGGCTGCTCGCCGACCCCGCGGTCCGGTCGACGGCGCTCGCCGCGGCGGAGGATCTGCTCGATGATCGCGATGCCGCCCACCTCGGGTCGGTCCTGTCGGCCCGGCCCTCGTCGGGGTCGGGATCGCGCGCCGAGCCGTTCTACCAGGACCCGACACCGGAAGACCCTGCCGACCCCGCGGAGCCGGTCGACCCAGCCGAGCCGGTCGACCCCGCCGAGACCGTAGCCGCCGTGCTCGAGCTGGTGCACCTCGCCGTCGCCGAGTCCGGCCCACGCGACCTCCCGTTCTGGCTGGGTGAGCTGCCGGTCGTGGCGGACGGCGACGTCGTCCCGCTGCGCGAGGCGGCCCTGCCCGGCACCTGGGCGGCACAGCACCTCGACCTGCCGCTGGTGCACGCCGCCGTCGTCGGACGATGGGGCGATGACGCCCTGACCGCCGCAGGGGCCCGTGCCGACCTGGGCGTCTACCGCGTCGTCGAGGTCGTAGCAGCGGACGACGACGTCGACGTCGAATACGGGCCGGACGACCCCGCCGGCTGGCTCGCCGACTGGGACGAGTACCTCGAACACCTCGCCGACGAGCTCGGACCGGGTGCCTGGGTCGGTGACGTCGAGGCGGTGCCGGACCTCGACGCGCTCCGGGACACGGCAGGTGCCGCCCGGCCGGGTCCGCTCGCCGCGGCGCTGAGGCGCATCTCCACCGACCCCGAACTGCGCCGGGCGCTGCTGACCCCCGTACGCTCGCCGGACGCTCCGGGGCGCGAGGCGGCGTCGTACGCGGCGTGGTTCCTGCGCCGTCGGCTCGGCGCGCCGTTCGCTCTTGGTGACGCGCCGCTGCTGCCACCCGCTCCGGCCGAGACCGCGGGGCTGAGTGAGGACCTCCTGATCGCGCTCGGAGGCCTCCACAACCTGGCTGACCTGCCCAGACACGATTGGCAGACGGTCCTGGACGAGCTGCCCGAGGTGGGCGCGCGGCTGTCCGTAGACGTCGCCCGCGCCGTCTGGACGGGCCTGGCCGCGCTGGCCCGCGCTGACGACAGCGGGCCGCTCACCCCGCCGCGCCTGCCTGCGACCGGGCCCGTGGGCATCACCGTGGAGCGCACCGACGACCTCGCGATCGCCGACTCGCCTCGATGGGCTCAGCTCGGCCCGGTGATCCCTGCCCCGGCCGACGTCGCGGAGGCGCTCGCCGCCCTGCTGGACCTCCCGTACGAGGGCGGCGGCGACGTCGGCCCCGACGAGCCGGGGGAGCCTGCCGAGCTCGACCCGCGGGTCCACGCCCTCGCACCGGGCGCCCCGGCGGCGTGGCGTCGCCACGACACGCTGACGGTCGACGGCGCACGCGTGGCGTGGTGGGTGTCGGAGGCGTCGGCCGATACCGGAGGCCCCGGTGTGCCGCACGCTGCCTCGCCCGAGGGCCTCGCGCGGGCTCTTGCCGAGCTCACCGGGGCGGACGCCCTCCTCCTGGAGGCAGCGCTGCGCGATCCGGAGCGCGCGGAGGAGCTGGCCGCGGAACGCGCCTGGTACTGA
- a CDS encoding DUF3027 domain-containing protein, with translation MVTTIAPAALTSIRRVIARSSRDAVLNGAAELARAAAQEVAERPEDVGEHLGTLFEDERVVSHRFAAAMRGYRGWHWTVTVTRVPRGRTATISEVELLPGDEAILAPAWLPWSERLRPGDVGVGDVLPFRADDPRLEPGYTATGDLDVDEVAIDELALARTRVLSPQGRAEAAERWYRGSGGPTTTGSVAAAAECMTCAFLIPLSGSMGQLFGVCANEWSPDDGKVVSLDHGCGAHSETDVEEHPTDWPALAPLIDEHEVETFLDADGGLVGSESGGGKSGGREGETSA, from the coding sequence ATGGTCACGACCATCGCGCCCGCCGCCCTAACGTCCATCCGGCGGGTCATCGCACGCTCCAGCCGCGACGCCGTGCTGAACGGCGCCGCCGAGCTGGCGCGCGCCGCCGCCCAGGAGGTGGCCGAGCGACCGGAAGACGTCGGGGAGCACCTCGGCACCCTCTTCGAGGACGAGCGGGTGGTCTCGCACCGCTTCGCCGCGGCCATGCGGGGCTACCGCGGCTGGCACTGGACGGTCACGGTGACGCGCGTGCCGCGCGGCCGGACCGCCACGATCAGCGAGGTCGAGCTGCTGCCGGGCGACGAGGCGATCCTCGCCCCCGCCTGGCTGCCGTGGTCCGAGCGGCTGCGCCCGGGCGACGTCGGCGTCGGAGACGTGCTGCCGTTCCGCGCCGACGACCCGCGGCTCGAGCCCGGCTACACCGCCACGGGTGACCTGGACGTCGACGAGGTGGCGATCGACGAGCTCGCGCTCGCCCGCACCCGCGTCCTGTCCCCGCAGGGCCGGGCCGAGGCCGCCGAGCGGTGGTACCGCGGATCGGGGGGCCCCACGACCACCGGGTCCGTCGCGGCCGCCGCTGAGTGCATGACGTGCGCGTTCCTCATCCCGCTGTCCGGCTCGATGGGCCAGCTCTTCGGGGTGTGCGCCAACGAGTGGTCGCCCGACGACGGCAAGGTGGTCTCGCTTGACCACGGCTGCGGCGCCCACTCGGAGACCGATGTCGAGGAGCACCCGACCGACTGGCCGGCGCTGGCGCCGCTGATCGACGAGCACGAGGTGGAGACCTTCCTCGACGCCGACGGTGGGCTTGTCGGTAGCGAGTCTGGCGGCGGCAAGTCTGGCGGCCGCGAGGGCGAAACCTCGGCGTGA
- a CDS encoding cold-shock protein encodes MPTGKVKWFDTDKGFGFIANEDGGEVFLHASALPDGVVPKPGARVDFGVADGRRGPQALAVKVLDAAPSVAKAKRKDAEDMAVIVGDLAQLLEHAANDLRKKRYPKNTEMLAKMLRKVADDFDA; translated from the coding sequence GTGCCCACCGGCAAGGTCAAGTGGTTCGACACCGACAAAGGCTTCGGGTTCATCGCCAACGAGGACGGAGGCGAAGTGTTCCTGCACGCCTCCGCCCTGCCCGACGGCGTAGTGCCCAAGCCGGGCGCTCGGGTGGACTTCGGCGTGGCCGACGGCCGCCGTGGTCCGCAGGCGCTGGCGGTCAAGGTGCTCGACGCCGCGCCGTCGGTCGCCAAGGCGAAGCGCAAGGATGCCGAGGACATGGCAGTGATCGTCGGCGATCTCGCGCAGCTGCTGGAGCACGCGGCAAATGATCTGCGCAAGAAGCGTTATCCGAAGAACACGGAGATGCTTGCCAAGATGCTGCGCAAGGTCGCAGACGACTTCGACGCCTGA
- a CDS encoding TetR/AcrR family transcriptional regulator gives MSPARTARALARETITREIIDSARARLTVDGAAALSLRAVARDVEMVSSAVYRYFPSRDALLTALLIEAYDELGAAVEAAEAAVADRTDHAARWLATFRAARTWCVAHPGEFGLLYGTPVPGYAAPRDTVTPATRVVRVIVRIVGDAYAAGARPAAAPSSENAPGTVASALVFIKEHGLMRESDLSDEALPETVRRTLMAWTTLFGTISFELFGHLVGSVDDPDAWFDDVARRLGADLGIVGASG, from the coding sequence ATGAGTCCGGCCCGCACCGCCCGCGCCCTGGCCCGGGAGACCATCACCCGCGAGATCATCGACTCGGCCCGCGCCCGGCTGACCGTCGACGGCGCCGCCGCACTGTCGCTGCGCGCCGTCGCGCGCGACGTCGAGATGGTCTCCTCGGCGGTCTACCGGTACTTCCCCAGCCGGGATGCCCTGCTCACCGCCCTGCTGATCGAGGCGTACGACGAGCTCGGCGCAGCCGTGGAGGCCGCGGAGGCCGCCGTCGCCGACCGCACCGATCACGCCGCCCGCTGGCTCGCCACCTTCCGCGCCGCGCGGACCTGGTGCGTGGCGCACCCGGGCGAGTTCGGGCTCCTGTACGGCACGCCGGTCCCCGGGTACGCCGCGCCCCGGGACACCGTCACGCCCGCGACCCGGGTGGTGCGTGTCATCGTGCGGATCGTGGGTGACGCGTACGCGGCGGGGGCACGGCCGGCTGCCGCGCCGTCGTCCGAGAACGCGCCCGGGACCGTGGCGTCCGCGCTCGTGTTCATCAAGGAGCACGGGCTGATGCGGGAGTCCGACCTGTCCGACGAGGCCCTGCCCGAGACCGTCCGGCGCACCCTGATGGCCTGGACCACGCTCTTCGGCACCATCTCGTTCGAGCTGTTCGGGCACCTGGTCGGATCCGTCGACGATCCTGACGCCTGGTTCGACGACGTGGCGCGGCGGCTCGGCGCGGACCTGGGGATAGTCGGGGCCTCGGGATAG
- a CDS encoding NAD-dependent epimerase/dehydratase family protein yields MSDNHLIVGAGPIGRHVAALLADRGSQVTVVSRSGRSTGIDGVQHLALDASDADALARAADGTDYLYNCANPTDYTQWERVWPPLAASLLSAAERSGAVYAITGTLYPYGPVDGPISEGRPDAATDHKGILRAKMWAEARAAHDAGRIRAVEIRGSDYMGLGVGGNGHISRLVPAALQGKRVTMMGRTDLPHTFTDVADGARTLVAAAEDPGAHGRVWHVPSNAPVTQAQALTDVLASVGRPPVRISSLRGAGLAAVALAVPFMREMREIIYQWERPYVLDDAAARARFGIIPTPWEEVCRRTAQG; encoded by the coding sequence ATGTCGGACAACCACCTCATCGTCGGCGCCGGACCCATCGGCCGCCACGTCGCCGCTCTCCTCGCCGACCGGGGTTCCCAGGTCACCGTCGTGAGCCGCTCGGGCCGCAGCACCGGGATCGACGGCGTCCAGCACCTCGCACTCGACGCCTCCGACGCCGATGCCCTGGCCCGCGCCGCCGACGGCACCGACTACCTCTACAACTGCGCCAACCCGACCGACTACACCCAGTGGGAGCGCGTCTGGCCGCCGCTCGCCGCGTCGCTGCTGTCGGCGGCCGAACGGTCCGGCGCCGTCTACGCGATCACCGGCACCCTGTACCCCTACGGCCCGGTCGACGGCCCCATCTCCGAGGGTCGGCCCGACGCCGCCACGGACCACAAGGGCATCCTGCGCGCCAAGATGTGGGCCGAGGCCCGCGCTGCGCACGACGCCGGGCGCATCCGCGCCGTCGAGATCCGCGGCTCCGACTACATGGGCCTGGGCGTCGGAGGCAACGGGCACATCTCCCGCCTGGTCCCAGCAGCGCTCCAGGGCAAGCGCGTGACGATGATGGGCCGCACGGACCTGCCCCACACCTTCACCGACGTCGCGGACGGCGCCCGCACGCTGGTTGCCGCCGCTGAGGACCCGGGCGCCCACGGCCGGGTCTGGCACGTCCCGAGCAACGCCCCGGTCACGCAGGCGCAGGCCCTGACGGACGTGCTCGCCTCCGTGGGCAGGCCGCCCGTGAGGATCTCCTCCCTGCGTGGCGCCGGGCTGGCGGCAGTCGCCCTGGCTGTCCCCTTCATGCGGGAGATGCGCGAGATCATCTACCAGTGGGAGCGGCCGTACGTCCTGGACGACGCCGCGGCCCGCGCCCGCTTTGGCATCATCCCGACGCCGTGGGAGGAGGTCTGCCGCCGCACCGCGCAGGGCTGA
- a CDS encoding helicase-associated domain-containing protein, giving the protein MASSLPAAPAAATRHFADDLRQRSDSALAALLRARPDLAAPSPSTLRSLAARASSRTSLERALARADALTLQVLEAVLALEPVFSPRPDAAGSPLPGPLSTTVVTWALGGSAEDRPRVEAAVQQAVEQALLWDAGTASDVEEAAPLDPGAAPAAPLDLRTVPGLDELLGPNPAGLGPHVEPVPAGLSDAVGHTLGSGSESGSVADRSATVAALDALLTGAPPGVRAILDALTWGPPVGVVPAAGTRPRDAVNWLVTQHLLIRSDARHVVLPRLVGLALRAGHTHRAPSTRPPRPQGTAVQTATADAEAASAALELVRRVRLLRQSWDDSPPSVLRAGGLGVRDLRRVASQLETDERAAAFVIEIAALAGLVRDDGDAPPSYVPTVTGWDDLDDATRWARLVEAWLTSRRAPWLVGSRDDKGALRAPLSPDLQRPWVPRLRDGVLGVLTSEPAGDSVLAPTPAALVEVLTWHTPRSVPPASAVEGLLAEAEWLGVTGAGALSTPGRYVLDSSPGIRLAEALRAVLPHEVDEILLQGDLTGIVPGRPSRELARLLERVTDIESRGAATTVRFSPASVTRALDQGETADGLLDELSHRSPVPVPQPLEYLVRDTARRHGAVRVGSASSYLRAADATVLAGLEHDPTLVGMNLVRLAPTVLAASVPAATLHEALRNRGLVSALEGPDGRVLVIRRGVTGRAMPAPRSAAAIRMGAGSDVATRAPDPEALVADLRAVEVAARAGARARADAAEVARSVTASDGIPLRGYRVVGRQSPAEPTPRPGSPLTAPPAALTPAAPAAPAAPTAPPSTNGAAPDDDAGTQHPADGLALLRDALRDGSTVIVEVAGHTGRLERRELKPLNLDGGRLRALDPDREAELTIAVHRIASVLPTSSTK; this is encoded by the coding sequence ATGGCCTCCTCGCTCCCCGCAGCGCCGGCGGCGGCCACGCGGCACTTCGCCGACGACCTCCGGCAGCGCTCGGACTCCGCGCTCGCCGCGCTCCTGCGCGCCCGTCCTGATCTAGCCGCCCCCTCTCCCTCGACGCTCCGCTCGCTGGCGGCCCGTGCCTCCAGCCGCACCTCGCTCGAACGCGCCCTGGCGCGCGCAGACGCACTGACCCTGCAGGTCCTGGAGGCGGTGCTCGCCCTTGAGCCGGTCTTCTCCCCGCGGCCCGACGCCGCGGGGTCGCCGCTTCCCGGACCGCTCAGCACCACCGTGGTCACCTGGGCGCTGGGTGGCTCGGCGGAGGACCGGCCCCGGGTCGAGGCCGCAGTGCAGCAGGCAGTCGAGCAGGCGCTGCTCTGGGACGCCGGCACCGCATCCGACGTCGAGGAGGCTGCCCCGCTCGACCCGGGAGCCGCGCCGGCCGCGCCCCTCGACCTGCGCACGGTGCCCGGGCTGGACGAGCTGCTCGGCCCCAACCCCGCGGGGTTGGGGCCGCACGTCGAACCCGTCCCGGCCGGGCTGTCCGACGCGGTCGGGCACACGCTCGGCTCCGGCTCGGAATCCGGCTCCGTCGCGGACCGGTCCGCGACCGTCGCCGCCCTGGACGCGCTCCTCACCGGCGCGCCCCCGGGAGTCCGCGCGATCCTGGACGCGCTCACCTGGGGTCCCCCGGTCGGCGTTGTGCCCGCCGCGGGTACCCGGCCGCGCGACGCCGTGAACTGGCTGGTCACGCAGCATCTGCTGATCCGGTCGGACGCCCGGCACGTGGTGCTGCCGCGGCTGGTCGGGCTGGCCCTCCGCGCCGGGCACACCCACCGCGCGCCCAGCACCCGGCCGCCCCGGCCGCAGGGCACCGCGGTGCAGACCGCTACCGCCGACGCCGAGGCCGCGAGCGCCGCGCTCGAGCTGGTCCGGCGGGTGCGCCTGCTCCGCCAGTCCTGGGACGACAGCCCGCCGTCGGTCCTGCGGGCGGGCGGCCTGGGCGTGCGCGACCTGCGCAGGGTCGCCTCCCAGCTCGAGACCGACGAGCGCGCGGCGGCCTTCGTGATCGAGATCGCCGCGCTGGCGGGTCTGGTGCGGGACGACGGCGACGCGCCGCCGTCGTACGTGCCGACCGTGACCGGCTGGGACGACCTGGACGACGCGACCCGCTGGGCGCGGCTCGTCGAGGCCTGGCTGACCTCCCGCCGCGCGCCGTGGCTCGTGGGCTCGCGCGACGACAAGGGTGCGCTCCGGGCCCCGCTGTCCCCGGACCTGCAGCGGCCGTGGGTGCCGCGCCTGCGCGACGGCGTGCTGGGGGTGCTGACGAGCGAGCCGGCCGGTGACAGCGTGCTGGCGCCGACGCCCGCCGCGCTGGTCGAGGTACTGACCTGGCACACGCCCCGCTCCGTGCCGCCCGCGAGCGCGGTCGAGGGTCTGCTGGCCGAGGCGGAGTGGCTGGGCGTGACCGGCGCCGGGGCACTCTCCACGCCGGGCCGCTACGTGCTGGACTCGTCGCCGGGCATCCGGCTGGCCGAGGCGCTGCGCGCCGTCCTCCCGCACGAGGTGGACGAGATCCTGCTCCAGGGCGACCTCACGGGGATCGTCCCGGGCCGCCCGTCGCGCGAGCTCGCGCGGCTGCTGGAGCGGGTGACGGACATCGAGTCGCGAGGTGCGGCGACGACCGTGCGGTTCAGCCCCGCGTCGGTCACCCGGGCGCTCGACCAGGGCGAGACCGCCGACGGCCTGCTCGACGAGCTGTCCCACCGGTCCCCCGTACCCGTCCCGCAGCCCCTGGAGTACCTGGTCCGGGACACCGCGCGACGGCACGGTGCGGTACGGGTGGGCTCGGCGTCGTCGTACCTGCGTGCCGCCGACGCCACGGTGCTCGCCGGCCTGGAGCACGACCCGACGCTCGTCGGCATGAACCTGGTGCGGCTCGCGCCGACCGTGCTCGCGGCGTCCGTCCCGGCGGCCACCCTGCACGAGGCGCTCCGCAACCGCGGCCTGGTCTCGGCCCTCGAAGGGCCGGACGGCCGGGTGCTCGTCATCCGCCGGGGTGTGACGGGCCGGGCCATGCCCGCCCCCCGCTCGGCGGCGGCCATCCGGATGGGTGCCGGGTCCGACGTCGCCACGCGTGCCCCCGATCCTGAGGCGCTGGTCGCCGACCTGCGTGCCGTCGAGGTCGCGGCCCGCGCGGGTGCTCGCGCCCGCGCGGACGCCGCCGAGGTGGCGCGGTCCGTGACGGCGAGCGACGGCATCCCGCTGCGCGGCTATCGCGTGGTGGGCAGGCAGTCGCCTGCCGAGCCGACGCCGCGGCCGGGCTCTCCGCTGACGGCTCCGCCGGCAGCGCTGACGCCTGCGGCACCGGCTGCTCCGGCCGCACCAACCGCTCCGCCATCGACGAACGGCGCCGCCCCGGACGACGACGCGGGAACACAGCACCCCGCTGACGGGTTGGCACTTCTGCGCGACGCGCTCCGCGACGGCTCCACCGTGATCGTCGAGGTGGCCGGACACACCGGCCGGCTGGAGCGCCGCGAGCTGAAGCCCCTGAACCTCGACGGCGGCAGGCTCCGCGCGCTCGACCCGGACCGAGAGGCCGAGCTGACGATCGCCGTCCACCGCATCGCGTCGGTCCTGCCGACGTCATCCACGAAATAA